In one Candidatus Nitronereus thalassa genomic region, the following are encoded:
- a CDS encoding Maf family protein translates to MNIILASTSPRRRELLALLGISFDIISPTSQEIVSPGVSPPDQAKQFALDKAQSIASQYPNDLILGSDTVIEIDGTLLGKPKDIKEAEIMLKQLRGYSHQVHTGLALIHHMTNHSVALVETAEVWIKPFTEEELKTYLATEESLGKAGAYSLQGEGSKLIERIEGDYPTIVGLPLWQVAKLLEEQGVRLGSSIEEVYRLRPYANWADFG, encoded by the coding sequence GTGAACATTATCCTCGCCTCCACATCCCCTCGCCGCCGCGAATTGCTCGCGCTACTTGGGATTTCCTTCGACATTATTTCGCCAACTTCACAGGAAATTGTTTCGCCAGGCGTTTCGCCGCCCGACCAAGCCAAACAATTCGCCCTGGACAAGGCCCAATCCATTGCCTCGCAGTATCCAAATGATTTGATTCTAGGGAGCGATACCGTGATTGAAATTGACGGCACCCTTTTGGGCAAACCTAAAGATATTAAAGAAGCCGAAATCATGTTGAAACAATTACGTGGATATTCCCATCAGGTGCACACCGGACTCGCCTTGATTCACCACATGACTAACCATTCAGTTGCCTTAGTGGAAACCGCCGAAGTCTGGATTAAACCTTTCACCGAGGAAGAATTGAAAACTTATCTCGCCACCGAGGAGAGCTTAGGAAAGGCAGGCGCATACTCGCTTCAAGGCGAAGGGTCAAAACTAATTGAAAGAATTGAGGGAGATTATCCGACTATTGTCGGGTTGCCACTTTGGCAAGTGGCCAAGTTGCTTGAGGAACAGGGGGTGAGGTTGGGGAGTTCTATTGAGGAGGTTTATAGATTAAGGCCTTATGCGAATTGGGCTGATTTTGGTTAG
- a CDS encoding tRNA-dihydrouridine synthase: MDGVTDVTFRHVMATYGRPDVLFTEFTNVHDICHGSRAGWEPLRYSECERPIVAQLYGKHPALFYKAAHVIGELGFDGLDINMGCPSKNVASSGSGAGLIRTPDLALEIMASTKQGLADWAQGQTLEEIGLKKSAIHQAKERNQVRWGGSEPPPRRRLPLTVKTRLGYDSVVINEWSDCLAQGQPEVISIHGRTLQQMYRGEADWEAIANATQVIHRHGILVLGNGDIRSLNEAANRIHTSGVDGILIGRAAQGNPWIFQGKDLIRNATQNLNSGPLIQPRISLESRFQMMINHAVLFESFNETPRFPRMRKHLGWYCSEFPYAAAMRANMVKTNTAQEVQRLLDEYTSQHVLTEQEALSASY, translated from the coding sequence ATGGATGGGGTCACGGACGTCACCTTCCGTCACGTCATGGCGACCTATGGACGCCCGGATGTCCTCTTCACCGAATTCACCAATGTCCACGACATTTGCCACGGAAGCCGAGCGGGCTGGGAACCGTTGCGATACTCCGAATGCGAACGCCCCATCGTGGCCCAGCTCTATGGGAAACACCCGGCCTTATTTTACAAAGCCGCCCATGTCATTGGAGAATTGGGATTCGATGGGCTGGATATTAATATGGGATGCCCATCAAAAAACGTGGCCTCGTCGGGTAGCGGTGCCGGTCTGATTCGTACCCCAGATTTGGCTTTGGAAATTATGGCTTCCACCAAGCAAGGACTTGCCGATTGGGCACAGGGACAAACTCTTGAGGAAATTGGATTAAAAAAATCCGCCATCCATCAAGCCAAGGAACGAAACCAGGTTCGGTGGGGAGGATCAGAACCACCCCCTCGCCGACGACTGCCACTCACCGTCAAGACACGGCTCGGCTATGATTCGGTCGTCATCAACGAATGGAGTGATTGTCTAGCCCAAGGCCAACCGGAAGTCATTTCGATCCACGGTCGAACCTTGCAACAAATGTATCGAGGGGAAGCCGATTGGGAAGCCATTGCCAACGCCACTCAGGTTATTCATCGCCATGGCATTTTGGTTTTGGGGAACGGCGATATCCGGTCATTGAATGAGGCGGCAAATCGCATTCACACCAGCGGTGTCGATGGCATCCTGATTGGACGCGCCGCACAAGGAAATCCGTGGATCTTCCAAGGAAAAGATCTTATTCGAAACGCGACTCAGAACCTAAATTCCGGACCATTGATTCAGCCCAGGATTTCCCTCGAATCACGATTCCAGATGATGATCAACCATGCGGTGCTCTTTGAATCCTTTAATGAGACGCCTCGGTTCCCTCGCATGCGGAAACACCTGGGATGGTACTGCAGCGAATTCCCCTACGCCGCAGCCATGCGTGCCAATATGGTTAAAACCAACACGGCCCAAGAAGTACAACGCTTGCTGGATGAATATACCTCTCAGCACGTCCTGACCGAACAAGAAGCGCTGAGTGCCTCATATTAG
- a CDS encoding LOG family protein, with the protein MKNHIKDPFDPISSAEIPSEAQGESFNELLPKLEALLSGPASDLRMELLREMIAGVVKYHEQRLDVLDIKIVNRTLKELRHAFKVFQPYEHCLKVSIYGSARTSPDDPDFQLAERFGRLLSQRGFMVITGAGPGIMDAGHRGAGRDMSFGVNIMLPFEQSANATIAEDPKLVYLKYFFTRKLLFVRESQAAAFFSGGFGTMDEAFEILTLLQTGKSDLVPVVCLQAPGSDYWDRWLDFVAGQLLPRGLISESDLSLFKVFQHEEPAVQEIQNFYRNFHSSRFVGQQMVIRMRMPLTPHQLAEVQSTFQDLCTEGSFTQVEAFPQEQSEPRISHLPRLAFNYHRRNAGRLRQLVDWLNGLPQEPHSSRPLN; encoded by the coding sequence ATGAAAAACCACATAAAGGATCCTTTTGACCCAATTTCCTCTGCGGAAATTCCTTCGGAAGCGCAGGGGGAGAGTTTCAATGAACTTCTTCCTAAATTAGAGGCTCTCTTGTCCGGTCCTGCATCGGATTTGCGAATGGAGCTCCTCCGAGAAATGATCGCGGGAGTCGTGAAATATCACGAGCAGCGTCTTGATGTCCTAGATATCAAAATCGTGAACCGGACCCTGAAGGAACTCCGCCATGCCTTCAAGGTGTTTCAGCCCTATGAACATTGTTTGAAAGTTAGCATCTATGGATCTGCCCGAACGTCCCCGGATGATCCAGACTTTCAACTTGCAGAACGGTTTGGGCGGCTTCTCAGTCAACGGGGCTTTATGGTGATCACAGGGGCGGGCCCAGGCATTATGGATGCTGGACACCGGGGAGCGGGGCGAGACATGAGTTTTGGTGTCAACATCATGTTGCCGTTTGAGCAATCGGCGAATGCGACCATTGCCGAAGACCCCAAGTTGGTGTATCTGAAATACTTTTTCACCCGGAAGTTACTGTTTGTTCGAGAATCTCAGGCCGCAGCGTTTTTCTCCGGAGGATTTGGAACAATGGATGAAGCGTTTGAAATTTTGACTCTTCTGCAAACGGGGAAAAGCGATCTTGTGCCGGTGGTCTGCCTTCAGGCACCGGGATCTGATTATTGGGATCGATGGCTGGATTTTGTAGCCGGTCAACTCCTCCCACGAGGGTTGATTTCTGAATCAGACTTAAGTTTGTTTAAAGTGTTTCAGCACGAAGAGCCTGCTGTTCAAGAAATTCAAAACTTTTATCGGAACTTTCATTCGTCTCGGTTTGTTGGCCAGCAAATGGTTATAAGGATGCGTATGCCGCTGACTCCTCATCAGTTAGCGGAAGTTCAATCGACTTTTCAGGACCTCTGCACCGAGGGGTCGTTTACGCAAGTCGAAGCCTTTCCTCAAGAACAGAGTGAACCGAGAATCTCGCATTTGCCCCGCTTGGCGTTCAACTACCATCGACGAAATGCTGGCCGCCTTCGTCAATTGGTTGACTGGTTAAATGGGTTGCCGCAAGAGCCTCATTCCAGCAGGCCGTTAAACTGA
- a CDS encoding DHHA1 domain-containing protein: MSVSNKPEPNIVLYHADCADGFGAAWALWKRYPRAKYIAVKHGQPPPTGLEGQHVVMADFSYGREEIEKIHNVTASFQILDHHVTAQAALTDLPYAYFDMKKSGAVLAWEWAHEEPVPWLLQYIQDKDLWEWRLPKSREISAALGAYPFDFEVWDRLEQGMLEIEGRAILQLEEKLIETIVEEAVLVSFQGETVPAVYSPIMTSQIGERLCRGFPFGIIWHQQNGRRYFSLRSRAGTTDVSAIAAKFGGGGHVNAAGFSLPLQSFTDQMLDPVKNFLTEE; the protein is encoded by the coding sequence ATGTCTGTTTCAAATAAACCCGAACCGAATATTGTGCTGTATCATGCAGATTGCGCCGATGGATTTGGTGCCGCCTGGGCCTTATGGAAGCGATATCCGCGCGCGAAATATATTGCGGTGAAGCATGGTCAGCCTCCGCCCACTGGTCTTGAAGGCCAGCATGTCGTCATGGCTGATTTTAGTTATGGGCGTGAGGAGATTGAAAAGATCCATAATGTTACCGCTAGTTTTCAAATCCTGGATCATCATGTCACGGCTCAAGCGGCGTTAACCGACTTGCCCTATGCCTATTTTGACATGAAAAAAAGCGGGGCCGTGTTGGCATGGGAATGGGCGCATGAGGAGCCTGTCCCTTGGCTGTTACAGTACATCCAAGATAAAGATCTTTGGGAATGGCGATTGCCGAAGAGTCGTGAAATTAGCGCGGCCTTGGGGGCTTATCCTTTTGACTTTGAAGTGTGGGATAGGCTGGAGCAAGGTATGTTGGAAATTGAAGGGCGAGCGATTCTTCAATTAGAGGAAAAACTTATTGAGACGATTGTGGAAGAAGCTGTTTTGGTATCATTTCAGGGTGAAACCGTTCCTGCGGTTTACAGTCCGATCATGACGAGTCAAATTGGTGAACGATTATGTCGAGGCTTTCCGTTTGGCATTATTTGGCATCAACAAAATGGGCGTCGATATTTTAGTTTGCGTTCGAGAGCTGGCACCACGGATGTTTCTGCGATTGCCGCCAAATTTGGTGGCGGCGGGCATGTTAATGCCGCCGGATTTTCCCTTCCACTTCAATCGTTCACGGATCAGATGTTAGACCCTGTCAAAAATTTCCTTACAGAAGAGTAG
- a CDS encoding rhomboid family intramembrane serine protease, producing MIPLKDDNPAEIKPIVTVGLIVACVLVFLHQVSLPGKLGEIFVYQYGAIPAVVFGYADLPSEIVAVSAYSSLMTSMFLHGGWMHLIGNMMYLWIFGNNIEDVMGHVKFIIFYAACGILAALSHAAIDSESTVPMVGASGAISGVLGAYLLLYPHAKVLVLIPLGFFSQMIYVPAGIVLGLWFLLQLLSGGMNIGHQGGGVAFFAHIGGFLAGMALIPFFKHSHVRFFNPGHSHLRSWR from the coding sequence ATGATTCCATTGAAAGATGATAATCCAGCGGAGATTAAACCAATTGTCACGGTTGGGTTGATTGTTGCCTGCGTGCTGGTGTTTCTGCACCAGGTTTCCCTCCCCGGCAAACTTGGCGAAATCTTTGTGTATCAATATGGCGCCATCCCCGCGGTAGTGTTTGGGTATGCCGATTTGCCGAGTGAGATCGTGGCTGTTTCAGCTTATAGCAGTTTGATGACGAGCATGTTTCTACATGGTGGCTGGATGCATCTGATTGGGAACATGATGTATCTTTGGATCTTCGGAAATAATATAGAAGACGTTATGGGGCATGTGAAGTTTATTATTTTCTATGCGGCTTGCGGCATCCTTGCAGCGTTAAGTCATGCGGCCATCGATTCAGAATCTACGGTGCCTATGGTTGGTGCGAGTGGGGCTATTTCAGGAGTGTTGGGTGCGTACCTGTTGTTGTACCCTCATGCCAAGGTGTTGGTCTTGATTCCTTTGGGATTTTTTAGTCAAATGATTTACGTTCCAGCTGGAATTGTGCTTGGGCTGTGGTTTTTGCTACAGCTGTTGAGTGGTGGAATGAATATCGGGCATCAAGGTGGTGGGGTGGCTTTCTTTGCTCATATCGGAGGATTCCTTGCGGGTATGGCGCTTATCCCATTTTTCAAGCATTCCCATGTGAGATTTTTTAATCCGGGCCATTCACACTTGCGCTCGTGGCGTTAG
- a CDS encoding phosphoglucomutase/phosphomannomutase family protein produces the protein MATIKFGTSGWRAILGEDFTFRHVRIVCQAIAQVLRHEKIAQRGVIVGHDARFMGEQFAKAAAEVFAAHGIPVLLCDRETPTPTISYHILHHQLAGGINISASHNPPEWNGIKFTPSWGGPALPETTGAIEQRILPLIHGEHVKWLPIEKAKKDGLVRQFDPKPDYLAILEKHVDIDAIRQGELRIVMDPLYGTSRGYLDDFLRKAGAKMAVLHYWRDPYFGGLRPEPTPTTTVELQETVRREQAHLGLATDGDADRFGIIDHDGTFLEANQVLPLLVDYLASTRQWHGSVARSVATTHQIDRVAALHGLSTKETPVGFKYIGELLARGDVMMGGEESAGMSISGHVPEKDGILACLLVAEMVARTGKGIKELLTNLIERVGPVYSRREDVMVTESMQENLSKVREEPPGAFAGQPIQTVNQLDGCKLQMEDGSWFLLRPSGTEPLVRCYGEASTKERLDELMLSGRKLLDGAS, from the coding sequence ATGGCAACGATAAAATTTGGGACTTCAGGGTGGCGGGCTATATTAGGCGAAGACTTTACGTTCCGTCATGTTCGCATTGTGTGCCAAGCCATCGCACAGGTATTGCGCCATGAAAAAATCGCACAAAGAGGAGTGATTGTCGGCCATGACGCTAGATTTATGGGCGAGCAATTTGCTAAGGCTGCTGCCGAAGTATTTGCGGCTCATGGCATTCCCGTCTTGCTGTGTGATCGGGAAACGCCAACCCCGACGATTTCCTATCATATTCTTCATCATCAATTAGCCGGTGGAATTAATATTTCGGCCAGTCATAATCCCCCTGAATGGAATGGAATAAAATTTACACCTTCATGGGGTGGTCCAGCGCTCCCGGAAACGACCGGGGCCATTGAACAGCGAATTCTCCCGTTAATTCACGGAGAGCATGTTAAATGGTTACCGATTGAGAAAGCCAAAAAAGATGGCTTGGTGCGTCAATTTGATCCGAAGCCGGATTACCTGGCAATTTTGGAAAAGCATGTGGATATCGATGCCATACGTCAGGGTGAATTGAGAATCGTCATGGATCCGCTTTATGGAACATCGAGAGGCTATCTTGACGATTTTCTTCGAAAAGCAGGTGCGAAAATGGCGGTCCTCCATTATTGGAGGGATCCGTATTTCGGGGGCCTTCGTCCAGAGCCAACTCCAACAACCACAGTTGAGTTACAAGAAACGGTTCGTCGAGAACAAGCCCATTTGGGATTGGCGACGGATGGGGATGCCGATCGGTTTGGCATCATCGATCATGATGGAACCTTTCTGGAAGCTAACCAGGTGCTTCCACTGTTAGTTGATTATCTGGCTTCGACCAGGCAGTGGCACGGGAGCGTTGCACGGTCGGTGGCCACGACACATCAGATTGATCGGGTTGCGGCCTTGCATGGGCTCTCTACCAAAGAAACGCCCGTGGGATTTAAATACATCGGGGAGCTCTTAGCTAGAGGCGATGTGATGATGGGTGGAGAGGAAAGCGCCGGAATGTCAATCTCGGGCCATGTTCCAGAAAAGGATGGCATATTGGCTTGTCTGTTGGTGGCGGAAATGGTGGCCAGAACGGGAAAGGGCATCAAAGAGCTTCTCACCAATCTTATTGAACGAGTCGGACCAGTCTATTCCCGGCGGGAAGATGTAATGGTTACCGAATCCATGCAGGAAAATTTATCAAAGGTTCGGGAAGAGCCTCCTGGTGCCTTTGCGGGGCAGCCGATTCAAACGGTCAATCAGCTTGATGGCTGCAAGCTGCAAATGGAAGATGGGAGTTGGTTTTTGCTCAGACCATCGGGGACGGAACCATTGGTTCGATGCTATGGAGAAGCCTCCACGAAGGAACGCCTTGATGAGTTAATGCTGTCCGGTCGAAAACTTCTGGACGGTGCATCTTAA
- a CDS encoding DNA repair exonuclease has translation MSAFQFVHTADLHLDSPFRGLSEVAPALQSVLREATFQAFERIIDLCINRDVNFLLIAGDIHDASDRSLRALTRLRQGFERLADHHIPVFMCHGNHDPLTGWSEHFSWPDNVWVFDTKEVAARPVLVQGAEIARIYGVSFGMEKVTDNLAQQFQGDPEAPWSIGLLHTNVGQDPNHGNYAPCQLDDLVRAGMNYWALGHVHTHRILRDQDPLIIYPGNPQGRHVRETGPRGCYLVSVDSQGHASPEFVPVDVVRWYDERLTIMGLGDFDDLLNRMDERVHVIRQQSEGRGVVVRWQFEGRGPLHRELIRPGRLEDLLMTIREKWGTGSQFVWSEAVHDRTGREVDLDGIRHEENLLGDFIRLTEIEDASNLQHIRQAIEPLFDDPRVYRYLGAPSDAQIREWVQTAQHLGLDRLLTGDE, from the coding sequence ATGTCAGCATTTCAATTCGTACATACTGCCGATTTACATTTAGATAGTCCGTTTCGGGGCTTGTCGGAAGTTGCGCCGGCACTACAGTCTGTCCTGCGGGAGGCAACGTTCCAAGCTTTTGAACGCATCATTGATCTCTGTATTAATCGGGATGTGAATTTTCTTCTCATTGCCGGGGATATTCATGATGCCTCTGATCGAAGTCTACGAGCGCTGACTCGCCTACGACAAGGATTCGAACGCCTCGCGGACCATCATATTCCTGTGTTTATGTGCCATGGAAACCATGATCCCTTAACCGGGTGGAGCGAACACTTTTCTTGGCCCGACAATGTCTGGGTCTTTGATACGAAGGAGGTCGCCGCTCGCCCGGTCCTGGTTCAGGGGGCGGAAATTGCCAGAATCTACGGGGTGAGTTTCGGCATGGAAAAAGTGACCGACAACCTCGCGCAGCAATTCCAGGGAGACCCCGAGGCACCGTGGTCCATCGGCCTTTTACACACCAATGTTGGTCAAGACCCCAATCATGGAAATTACGCACCATGTCAATTGGACGATCTTGTCCGAGCAGGAATGAATTATTGGGCCTTGGGACACGTACATACCCATCGCATTCTTCGAGATCAAGATCCTCTTATCATTTATCCAGGGAATCCCCAAGGGCGACATGTGCGCGAAACAGGGCCACGCGGTTGTTACCTCGTGAGCGTGGATTCCCAAGGCCATGCGTCTCCGGAATTTGTTCCGGTCGATGTGGTGCGTTGGTATGATGAACGGTTGACGATTATGGGGCTTGGAGATTTTGACGATTTGTTGAACCGAATGGATGAGCGAGTTCATGTAATCCGTCAGCAAAGCGAAGGCCGAGGAGTGGTCGTCCGGTGGCAATTCGAGGGGCGAGGCCCCTTACACCGAGAGCTGATTCGCCCAGGACGTCTGGAAGATCTTCTCATGACCATTCGAGAAAAATGGGGAACGGGCTCTCAATTTGTCTGGTCCGAAGCGGTTCATGATCGAACCGGACGAGAAGTCGATCTTGATGGGATTCGGCATGAAGAAAATCTCCTTGGCGACTTTATTCGTTTAACGGAAATCGAAGATGCCTCCAACCTTCAGCACATTCGCCAGGCCATAGAGCCCCTTTTTGATGATCCGAGAGTCTATCGCTATCTGGGGGCGCCGTCGGACGCGCAAATTCGCGAATGGGTACAGACTGCGCAGCATTTGGGACTGGATCGCTTACTGACGGGAGACGAGTAA
- a CDS encoding AAA family ATPase, whose amino-acid sequence MRIAEMIIDGFGVFREVTVSDLDPKVTVFEGHNEAGKTTLMAYIRAVLFGFEGRRNGANRYEPARGGRHGGALVVDTEDGRRFRIERVDSGARGRVKVSATFPFQHTVSEVETNRSDEESLRQLLYGTSKLLYQNVFAFGIGELERLDTLQADEVSHHIYTVGMGTGLTPLTIVQSGLDAEQSQLFKPGGRKPLINQLLQALEESQTAIRDLQTLPDEYDTLQNRLVILDQEIQEDQTELEETKTRCDWLESLVKARTDWEQLQVVRQELEEIPTIESFPAGGIERLEQVERALGSVETRLDEIRSTIRKAVERRVNLRPDPRILKNQNEIEALEDLRGQFKTALDGLSDLRSRAEVRRKVLDEMLGRLGPAWDDARLDRFEASIPIRERVRGLRDRLEACRQEVIEANRAQQDVERMKKEKDGELERLQEKLEQLAAPDCPTRVSLDERERAIRQWVQLHHQRALTQQHRQDLQVQTTALEDQVQAITNELTAVETRRDRSWWALLGVSAMFIGLGTYAGVQQEISLTIVLASAGIVAIGLLAWWRHELQEQRRVRMGELQDQIQSVTLQWEELQGETQQADMEEKALAEEMTQLSQQVLGIEMTSLDVAESARRALEAERRLAERREDINVRIQDDEETLVGLLEKGQVALKVRQEIEANQESAQQAWQEFLLGLELPEDLTPDGALEVIAGAERAQGQLREWRDVTRELQHVERFVVDTARQLNKVLEQCGWDPVEVEHSPGALTALRKSLEQSLASHQELARLTELIAERQTEVEAAESEKVRYLDQLQALLRAGGASDSESFRQRAGLYTRQVELERQQRQLEFALKVHAGSAERYQDMEASLSNKSRAELEREWSEAKREGQQRLVDVLTKKLQEKGRVEQRLQDLERNEQLSFLMLERQELLAQLQQHANRWAVRSICQHLLDKARQVYERERQPAVLREASKFFASMTGGRYVRVKVPLGEMRLEVEAEDGKSSPTDILSRGTAEQLYLAMRLAFICEYAKHAGPLPLVIDDILVNFDPERAKATIAVLGQIALTHQVLVFTCHPHVSRWFEETLDGVSIRPIPKSA is encoded by the coding sequence ATGCGCATCGCGGAAATGATCATTGATGGGTTTGGGGTCTTTCGGGAAGTCACCGTAAGCGACCTCGATCCAAAAGTCACGGTGTTTGAAGGACATAATGAAGCCGGCAAAACCACGCTCATGGCCTATATCCGAGCGGTCCTTTTTGGGTTTGAAGGAAGGCGAAATGGTGCAAATCGATACGAACCTGCTCGAGGAGGACGCCATGGCGGCGCGTTAGTCGTCGATACCGAGGATGGGCGACGATTTCGTATTGAACGTGTAGATTCTGGCGCGCGTGGTCGAGTCAAAGTATCTGCCACTTTTCCTTTCCAACATACGGTTTCCGAAGTCGAAACCAATCGTTCGGATGAAGAAAGCCTTCGCCAACTGCTCTACGGCACGTCAAAACTGCTGTACCAAAACGTGTTTGCTTTCGGGATTGGGGAGCTTGAGCGCTTAGATACTCTCCAAGCTGACGAAGTCAGCCATCATATTTATACCGTAGGGATGGGAACAGGATTGACGCCACTCACCATCGTCCAAAGTGGATTGGATGCAGAACAGTCGCAGCTCTTCAAACCAGGAGGGCGAAAGCCCTTGATCAATCAACTTCTTCAAGCACTGGAGGAATCGCAGACCGCTATTCGTGATTTGCAAACACTCCCTGACGAATATGACACGTTGCAAAACCGACTGGTGATCCTCGATCAGGAAATTCAAGAAGACCAAACCGAATTAGAAGAAACCAAGACTCGCTGTGATTGGTTGGAGTCTCTTGTAAAAGCTAGGACTGATTGGGAGCAGCTTCAAGTCGTTCGCCAGGAATTGGAAGAGATTCCGACCATTGAAAGTTTTCCTGCTGGTGGCATCGAACGCTTGGAACAAGTGGAACGGGCCTTGGGGAGCGTGGAAACTCGCTTAGATGAAATTCGATCGACAATACGAAAGGCGGTGGAACGCCGAGTCAATCTGCGTCCCGACCCGAGAATTCTCAAGAATCAAAACGAAATTGAAGCCTTAGAAGACCTTCGCGGACAGTTCAAGACAGCGCTGGATGGGTTAAGCGATCTTCGATCGCGAGCAGAAGTCCGGCGCAAAGTCCTTGATGAAATGTTGGGGCGTCTTGGTCCAGCGTGGGATGATGCCCGGTTGGATCGATTTGAAGCGTCCATTCCCATTCGAGAGCGCGTTCGTGGGTTGCGTGATCGGCTAGAGGCCTGTCGGCAGGAAGTGATCGAAGCCAATCGTGCGCAGCAAGACGTTGAGCGCATGAAAAAGGAAAAGGATGGAGAGCTTGAACGGCTTCAAGAAAAGTTGGAGCAACTGGCGGCTCCTGACTGTCCTACCAGAGTGTCGTTGGATGAACGCGAGCGGGCGATCAGGCAATGGGTCCAATTGCACCATCAGCGTGCATTAACCCAGCAACACCGGCAAGACTTACAAGTCCAAACCACCGCACTCGAAGATCAGGTTCAGGCTATTACCAATGAACTCACAGCTGTCGAGACGCGGCGGGACCGTTCATGGTGGGCCCTGCTTGGGGTGAGTGCCATGTTTATTGGACTGGGGACCTACGCCGGAGTACAACAAGAAATATCTTTGACCATCGTGTTGGCATCGGCAGGGATCGTGGCGATTGGGTTGTTGGCCTGGTGGCGGCACGAACTGCAGGAACAACGGCGTGTGCGAATGGGGGAACTGCAAGACCAGATTCAGTCGGTTACTCTGCAGTGGGAAGAACTTCAGGGTGAAACCCAACAAGCAGATATGGAAGAAAAGGCGCTTGCCGAGGAAATGACCCAATTGAGCCAACAAGTGCTGGGTATAGAAATGACTTCATTGGATGTTGCCGAATCAGCCCGTCGGGCATTAGAAGCCGAGCGACGGTTAGCCGAGCGTCGCGAAGATATCAATGTGCGAATTCAGGATGATGAGGAAACCTTAGTCGGTTTACTCGAAAAAGGCCAAGTGGCCCTAAAGGTTCGCCAAGAAATCGAAGCCAACCAAGAAAGCGCCCAACAGGCATGGCAGGAATTTTTACTTGGCTTGGAACTTCCAGAAGACCTGACGCCGGATGGCGCACTTGAAGTGATTGCAGGGGCGGAGCGAGCCCAAGGGCAATTACGCGAATGGCGTGATGTGACCAGGGAGTTGCAGCATGTCGAACGTTTTGTGGTCGATACGGCGCGACAATTGAATAAAGTTTTGGAACAGTGCGGCTGGGATCCTGTGGAAGTGGAACATTCTCCGGGTGCATTGACCGCGCTTCGGAAATCGCTGGAACAAAGTCTTGCCAGTCATCAAGAATTGGCTCGCCTGACAGAACTCATTGCCGAACGTCAAACGGAAGTGGAGGCCGCGGAGTCGGAAAAAGTTCGATACCTGGATCAATTGCAAGCCTTACTGCGCGCAGGCGGTGCATCAGATAGTGAATCGTTTCGTCAGCGCGCGGGATTGTATACGCGGCAGGTTGAATTGGAACGACAGCAACGACAATTAGAATTTGCCCTCAAGGTTCATGCGGGGTCGGCGGAACGGTATCAGGATATGGAAGCCAGCCTGTCAAACAAATCACGCGCGGAGTTAGAGCGGGAGTGGAGCGAAGCCAAGCGGGAGGGGCAGCAACGGTTAGTTGATGTGTTGACAAAAAAACTACAAGAAAAAGGTCGGGTGGAGCAGCGATTACAAGATCTTGAACGGAATGAACAGCTCTCTTTTTTGATGTTAGAACGCCAAGAGTTATTGGCGCAATTACAACAACATGCGAATCGATGGGCTGTTCGCTCCATTTGCCAGCACCTGTTGGATAAAGCGCGGCAAGTCTATGAGCGGGAACGGCAGCCAGCGGTGTTGCGGGAAGCCTCAAAATTTTTCGCCTCCATGACAGGGGGGCGATACGTCCGGGTGAAAGTGCCGTTGGGCGAAATGCGACTGGAAGTCGAGGCGGAAGATGGAAAATCTTCGCCAACGGATATTCTTAGTCGGGGAACTGCGGAGCAACTTTATTTGGCCATGCGGTTGGCGTTTATCTGTGAGTACGCAAAACATGCCGGGCCATTGCCACTGGTGATCGATGATATTTTGGTTAATTTCGATCCCGAGCGTGCCAAGGCGACGATTGCGGTGCTTGGGCAAATTGCGCTCACCCATCAGGTTCTTGTGTTCACCTGCCATCCTCACGTGAGCCGGTGGTTTGAAGAAACATTGGATGGGGTCTCTATCCGGCCCATTCCCAAATCCGCTTAG